Genomic DNA from Mycolicibacterium helvum:
CACCAGATAGTCGTCGGCGCCGGCACGTAGTCCTTCGCTGGAGGCTTCCTGGCCGGCTCGGGCCGACAGCAGCAGCACCGGAACGCCGACGGTGCTGGTGTTGGTCCGCAGGGCCGCTACCAGCGCCAGCCCATCGAGGCGTGGCATCATCACGTCACTGACCACGAGATCGGGCAGTTCGGCCCGGATGCGGGCCAGCGCCTGCTGACCGTCGGCTACCGCGTCGACCCGGTAGCCGGCGCCGCGCAGCAGCCGGACCAGGTATTCACGCATGTCGGCGTTGTCGTCGGCGACCAAGACGCGTCGTGGCGCGCTGACCCCCGACGGCGGATCCGGCACCTCCGACATGTGGTCGGCATCGTTGTCGGGCAGCCAGCGCAGGGCTTCCTGCACATAGGGTTCGGCGATTCCGGAGGATCCCAGCCCCGCCCCCGCCGGGGTGACTGCGTCGGCGGGCAGATGGGCCGATCCCATCGGCAGCCGAATGGTGAACGTGGTGCCCGCACCAGCGACGCTCTCGGCGGCGATGGTGCCGCTGTGTAGACCGACAAGTTCCTTCACCAGAGCCAGCCCGATGCCGCTGCCTTCGGTGGAGCGTGCGCGCGCATTCTCGATCCGATGGAAGCGCTCGAACAGCCGAGGCATCTCGGCGGCGGCCACGCCGATGCCGGTATCGGCGACACTGACCACCGCCTCGTCGCCGTCGCGGAACACCCGCACCGTGATGGTGCCGTCGAAGGTGTACTTCAGTGCATTGGACAGAAGGTTGAGGATCACCTTCTCCCACATGTCGTGATCCAGATACACCGGCTCGTCCAGCGGCTGGCAGTCCACGATCAGCTGTAGGCCCGCGCGGTCGATGGCCGAGCGGAACACACTTGCCAGCTCCGCGGTCACCTCGGCCACATTCACCGGCTCGTAGTGGGCTTGCACCCGGTTGGCCTCGATCCGGGAGAAGTCCAGCAGCGTGTTGACCAGTTTGGCCAGGCGCAGCCCGTTGCGCTGGATCACGTCCAGCTCCTTCTGGACGTGCTCGTCGAGGCCGGGCGCGCGGGTGCGTAGTTCGGCAACCGGGCCCAGGATCAGGGTGATCGGCGTACGGAATTCGTGGCTGATGTTGGAGAAGAATGTCGTCTTGGCGCGGTCCAGCTCGGCGAGTTCCTCGACCCGGCGCTGCTGCTCGCCGTAACTGCGGGCGTTGGAGATCCCGGTCGCGATGTGGCCCGCGACCAGGTTGATGAAGCCGCGGTACTCGTCGTCGAACGGGCGGAAGCGATTGAGGGCGGCGACCAGGAACCCCGATGGCGTTCTGCCCTGCGCCAGCAGTGGGGTCACCACGGCCTGTAGGGGTGGGTCCTGCCATTGGCCGGTCGGCAGGTCGGTGAAGGGTTCGCCGTCGAGGTCGACCACCACCGAACGGCCGTGACTCGGCTCGTCGACGGGCCAGACGCCGCCGCCTGCGCGCAGCACTGCCGGGGCGGCTGGGTGGCCGGCGGCGATTCCGCTGGAATCGGCCAGGCGCGCGGTGCCGTCGGCGTCGAACAGGTAGGTCAGCGTGAACGGCAGGTCACGCGGGTTGTGCTCGAGGTGGCGGGCCGCAAAGGCCAGCATTTCCTGCTCGGTTCGCACCACCGATGGATCAGAGCCCAGGTCGCGCAGCGTGGCCATCCGCCGGCCGCCGATCACCCGGTCGGTGTCTTCGCTGACGACGCAGAGCATCCCGACGACGTCCCCGGTGTCGTCGCGCAGGGGACTGTAGGAGAACGTGTGATAGGTCTCCTCGGGGTAGCCGGAGCGCTCCAGGAACAGCAGGAGCGCCTCGTCCCAGGTTGATTCGGCGGTGGTCAGCACCCGGTCGATGCGGGGACCGATGTCGTCCCAGATCTCTGCCCACACCTCCCGCGCGGGCCGGCCCAACGCCCAGGGGTACTTGCGGCCGAGCGTGTCCCGCCGGTAGGCGTCGTTGCAGAAGAACGTCAGGTCGGGTCCCCAGGCCATCCACATCGGGAAGCGGGAGGACAGCAGGATGCTGACCGCGGTCCGCAGGCTTTGGGGCCAGTCGGTCGACGCCCCCAGCGGAGTCGCAGCCCAGTCCACTTGGGCCAGATGGTGACCGACATGATCGGCGGGGCCGGAGGCCGAACCAACGTCCACCAAGGGTCCTTTCGGCCAGATCCGGCGTTGTGCGATCAGCGAACGGAGTTCACATTACGGCCCCTTCGCTAAACCAGGGGCGGAGTCGGCGCACTGCGTGGGCCTAAAGCGGCCGGACCATCACGAAGTCGTGTTCGGTGTGCGCGCCGAGCTGGAAGGTCTTGGTGCCGGCGATGCTGAAGCCGTTCTTGGTATAGAACCGTTGCGCCCGTTCGTTTCTCTGATTCACCCCAAGCCACAGGCAGCGGGCTCCGGTGGCCGAGGCGCGGTCGACGGCGGTGGACAGCAGGGCCGCGGCGACTCCCGAGCCGTGGCTGTCGGCCAGCACGTAGATCTTGGACAGTTCGACCGCGGGCCGCATCGTCACCGCCGCCGCGACATTGGGGTCCTCGCCGACGCCTTCGATGAGGATGGCGTAGCCGACGAGTCGGCCGCCGTCCCGGGCCGCCAGCACGATGCGCGACGGGTCGGCCAGGTAGTCCACGAAGCGCTGTGCTGACAGGTTGGCCCCGATGAAGGCCGCGACGTCCTCGGGCGGCGCCGAGGGCGGGCAGGCGAGCGGGAAGGTGGCGGCGGCCAGGTCGGCGAGCTCGTCGACGTCGGTGGCGGTGGCATCGCCGAGCTCGTGTCGGTCGAATGAGTTCAA
This window encodes:
- a CDS encoding SpoIIE family protein phosphatase — its product is MDVGSASGPADHVGHHLAQVDWAATPLGASTDWPQSLRTAVSILLSSRFPMWMAWGPDLTFFCNDAYRRDTLGRKYPWALGRPAREVWAEIWDDIGPRIDRVLTTAESTWDEALLLFLERSGYPEETYHTFSYSPLRDDTGDVVGMLCVVSEDTDRVIGGRRMATLRDLGSDPSVVRTEQEMLAFAARHLEHNPRDLPFTLTYLFDADGTARLADSSGIAAGHPAAPAVLRAGGGVWPVDEPSHGRSVVVDLDGEPFTDLPTGQWQDPPLQAVVTPLLAQGRTPSGFLVAALNRFRPFDDEYRGFINLVAGHIATGISNARSYGEQQRRVEELAELDRAKTTFFSNISHEFRTPITLILGPVAELRTRAPGLDEHVQKELDVIQRNGLRLAKLVNTLLDFSRIEANRVQAHYEPVNVAEVTAELASVFRSAIDRAGLQLIVDCQPLDEPVYLDHDMWEKVILNLLSNALKYTFDGTITVRVFRDGDEAVVSVADTGIGVAAAEMPRLFERFHRIENARARSTEGSGIGLALVKELVGLHSGTIAAESVAGAGTTFTIRLPMGSAHLPADAVTPAGAGLGSSGIAEPYVQEALRWLPDNDADHMSEVPDPPSGVSAPRRVLVADDNADMREYLVRLLRGAGYRVDAVADGQQALARIRAELPDLVVSDVMMPRLDGLALVAALRTNTSTVGVPVLLLSARAGQEASSEGLRAGADDYLVKPFAAADLLARVRANIELARLRTHHTRWRAALVESLQEAFFVCDEVGAVIEINNAFTEILGFGPEDLPYAPEHPWWPDAETQPEAHQQIVEAFAGIPAHPHGSYTVPVNHRDGHRVWITANIAHAEDPDTGRGVMVGTFRDVTAEHYSGQRQAALAALNQQLAQSDTTDDALRGAIEQLRALWSARRVSAAVFAGSDTAELVGDTDKAQWSALPAAVRERMTSLGNTGDLLTADTGIAGSAGIALQHPRGILVIWIDLPAERPFTSEDQTLLTVLAGRLGQGLQRVHQVDQQRETALALQHSILGPAYLPAGFAVRYQPASHPLQVGGDWYDVIALDDGRIALVVGDCVGHDLSAATVMGQLRSACRALLLENSSPAAALAGLDRFAARLPGAQSTTAFCAILNPDTGELNYSSAGHPPAILVCADGSTQLLEGGHSIALGIRPDRERPQAQLIVPAQATLLLYTDGLIERRRRSLDDGIDRAANLIRDDSTLDLDPLADQIMARLSPPGGYQDDVAVLLYRHPAPLEVTIPADPLHLAPARKALRDWLIAAGINQDQAQDVLVAAGEAVTNSIEHGYRHIDGGTITLHATSEVDQLRLTIIDTGSWKPKQTGYSHRGKGIQIMQALMEDVSILQDTTGTIVHLATRIRR
- a CDS encoding GNAT family N-acetyltransferase, yielding MNSFDRHELGDATATDVDELADLAAATFPLACPPSAPPEDVAAFIGANLSAQRFVDYLADPSRIVLAARDGGRLVGYAILIEGVGEDPNVAAAVTMRPAVELSKIYVLADSHGSGVAAALLSTAVDRASATGARCLWLGVNQRNERAQRFYTKNGFSIAGTKTFQLGAHTEHDFVMVRPL